In the genome of Brachypodium distachyon strain Bd21 chromosome 3, Brachypodium_distachyon_v3.0, whole genome shotgun sequence, the window ATGGAATAGCTGGagcgaaagagaagaagatcagGAGAGGTTAAAGGGAaaagggaagaagagagatggGGGTGGGGGGACCCGGGGCCGAGTGCTCTTTTGCGCTTTTGGGGGCAGAACCGTAATTCGGCCCAAGGATAAGGGGGCTCCCGCCTCCGTGCCACGTGCGCGGCCTTTCGCCAAGTGGCGAGCCGGCCCAGTTCCCCGTTCTGCCCCTCCTCTTCCCGGTTGCTTTTGTTTTCGCTGCTTCTCTCTGACGGGTGGGACCCAGGCGGGGCGTCTCGAAACTCGGCGCACGGCCTGGAATGGCatgggacggcggcgcggcaacGGGCGCCCCAGACAGATATACACGTGGAAACGCTCAttcttattttttctctcGAAATAAATTTTGCCAACTAAATAAGCCTTGGAAAAGTCAAAGAAATGCACATGACAGAGCATGCGCAGTTGTCACTGGCAAGCAGACGAATGAGATGGATGCCAAAACAAAGAAGAGTGATAAAAggacaaaaacaaacaatgcTGGCagttgccaaaaaaaaaatcggaaTCGTACTGCCAAAGACAAAGAACATTGCCGAAGCGATCCTCGTGGTTGAGTTTCTCGTCTGACGTTCCGTCAAAAAGAAAGTTCTCGTCTGACAACCAAGGAGACGTACGTATATTCGTTTTGTTTTCTATCCAACTATCCAAGGCCCTTCCAACAATAGAAACTGAGAACTCACAAAACCTCGTTGTCAAACAAAAAAGCGTCACCTATCTCAGAACAAAACTCTTTCAAAGGAGGAAAACGTAGTGTCCTACTTGCTCGGTACTCCAGTTTGTGCTGCGACGATTCCCTTATCCCATTATCCGAAACTATGAAACTCAGAAGCTGTAACCTGGGACCGTTAGCGTTACTTGTTTGAGCTGTCGTCGGAACAGGCTAATGACTGGCCGGAAGCCGTGGTCGTTCTAGGGTGTTTACGGTTGTACCCCCCATAGCCTGATCCGATCCATATCCAGTGCCAGGAGGGAATCAGCACAATGAGGGGAAGCAACGCCTTTTCTTGGGCCCCAGCCTTTTTCCAAGTGGATCATTAGAGCAAGAGCAATGTGAGGCAagtctaaaaaaaagttagaaaCGGGTCTAAAGAAACGAAATGTGCTGCAATGTGCATTTTTGTAGCTACTGCTTGTGGGACCCATTGTTAACAATTTTTTAACTCTCCATCACTTTCCCCAACTTTTCAGtctcatcttcctcctgcGGCCTGAGATGTGGCGATGGAGTCTTCTCCCCGTCCCTCACCCTTGGCCTCCTGCCCTGTCTCAAATACCGTCCACCCAGCAGGCGGCGACCGTGCTTGCGGCCGGACTTGCACAAATCCCGTCCACCCAGCAGGCGGCGCCCGTGGTCCTCTGCACAAATCCTTGAATCCATCAACAGCCCACCAAATCCCCAAATCCATCCTGGCGTGGGCACCGGCTCGAGGGTGGCCGGACTTGCGTTGGCTGTTGGCGATGCGATTTCGAGATGGTGCAGCTCCCagcggccgccgtctccgttGATGAAGCCAACGATGATGCAGACGAACAGACCAGCACTGCAAGGCTTGAGGAGGGAACCTAACCCTGCGCGTGCGGCTCTTCGTCGCCGTCGAATCCCTCAGCCGCAGCTCTTCCTCACTGTCGAGATGCTCTGCCGCGGCCGCATCCGCCGACgaagacgactcagcgggatGTACAGTTccgagggagggagagagacgAAGCCCTCAGCGTGGGACCTGTGGAGTCAACAATTTGTTGGAACCGGGACAAGTACTAGAACCTGGTTCCAAGAAAAAATTCTTACGGTGCATTTGTTTGGGCTCCTAGGAGCTGCTCCAACAGCTTCTGCGCCGTGGAAGCTGGATCCCAAACAAACAGGTATTTCTGGACTAGCTTCTCAGATCCAATTCATTGGAGCGCTCCACGAAACTGTACTAGCAACGAGAATCTGGGCTGTGGGTGCTTCTCCAAGCCGCTGCAGATTCCGAACTTCATCTTTACCGAAATACCCTCCCACCAGATTACATACGACACCTAAAATGCCATGAAACGCTTCGTTTATGTTCTCTTCTCACCCCACCCAGACCCGACAGCATCAAACCCCGCTCTCCCCCAACCCGAGCAGAACAACGTCTCAGGCTAGggtccgccgccaccacctctATCCCTGGGCGCCGACGCCACCTGCCTCTCCGGcaaccggcgccgccgccctcaccTCTCCCCTGGAATTCGGCGCCTACCATCTCTCCTTTCTCCCTTGCCGCTACAGACGCCGCCACCCTCCTCCGGCCGGTCCGGCCGCCCCTGCTCCCCCCAACTTCCTGCTCCCGGCGCTGCCCTCCGAGCTGGTATGCTGGACGACGCCCCGACCACGCTACCCTGCTCCTCCTACCTCGAGGATTGATTGCAACTAGACCTAtcatggtgttctgcacttccgcTGCTTGATTGTTCCGCTGCTTGATTGCAATCAGTATGAAGTAGCACTTTTGCCAACAGCTATCTATCGTGGTGTTGCCTCTAGACATAGTGCATCTCTTGATTGCAATCGGACTACAGAGAGATATAAGTTGTATGCAACGCTAATTTGCAATGCTTTGTTTCAAATGGCAATGCTTCTCTGTCTCTGCAAGCGAAGGCTGCACACACATTTTGAATTGAACATTGTAACGATTGCAGCTATCCACAAGATGAAggcaaaaaaagacaaaaattgGGGTTATCCGTGTTTTGTGTATGAGAAATTTTATGTTAGATATAAGTGCATGCACCGTTCAAACTGTCAAatccagtaaaaaaaatagtcaTCTGAAGCAAAAAATAGGTTTTAAGCTCGTCGTTTATTGTTATGACGGTACAATCACCGCTAGTACCAAATTTACAGAACTACAGGGTCATTTCAGCATATTTTAATTGCAGCTGCAGCCGGACCAGCCGCACAAACAAACAAGTATCAGACAACTCCAACCTTCTAGCTGCAGCTGGCAGCCACAGCTGATTTTGGAATCTGCGGCTGTAGAATCTGCAGCTGTGAAGCtgcagcccaaacaaacacaaccttaGCACCGCGGTGCTTCAGCGTTTAGCACCGGTTCTATAGCTTGTTAGCACCACTATAGCACCGGTGTTGACCAACATTGGGCTTGCTCTTACTGTATCCACTGTCCGGCCTCCGTGGTCTAAATCAACACTGGCAAGAAGGAGCTCTTTGGTTCTTTActgataattttgttttcctggCATATATACTTTCCAATCAGGATGACATCAGCCAAagcatgtttttcttttcttttcgaaaacaTCCGCCGAAGCATATGTGTCTATATTAAaatgtataaaaaaaatacaaagacGAGCAAAGAAATAGGCGTGTGCGCCGAGAGAATGATGAGTAACAGGGATGTTGAGTATTGTAGCTGTGGTCATTGCAGCTTAGGGCGTGTTTGGTGTCCTACACCGCACCTGCGTCACATCCAGCATGCAaactgttcttttttttaggtagCTTGCACCCCCTTCCTCAGCGTGGCCCGTGAGATGCAAAAGGAAGGTCCGAGCCAACCTAAGCGGAAATGTGAGAATTGGCCTTTTCCGCTTAGCCCGGCTCGCATTGAGCGCTCCCTCCCTCGATGCTATATATGCGGCTCttccaagccaccccaatATCTGCCCTGCCCCACCCCTATCTCGACTGCCTTGCCCTAATTTTTCCGTCTCCTCCGCCCTGCCCCATTTCCGCCACCGAGATTGGGTCCGCCGTTGCCCTAATCCAAGCTGCCCAAGGCTTCGTCGATGCCTCCTCCCTGGAGTATGACCCTTcatcctcctctcttctccgcCCCATCTCCCAACCTCCATTATTTCGGTGGTGTGCATGATTTCGACCGTGTGCatgagttttttctttgtgaTTTGGCTAAGAATTTCAGATCTGAAATGATAGGAATGTGATTTTTGGTTtgcatttctttctttgttcaCTGAAATCATGTTTTGATTTGGATTTATTGGTTGAGAAAGATTCAGTTTCTTATTTGTTCAATTGTTCATACAAAAACCAACGATTTGCCAAACACTCATCTCTACTAGTTCTTGCATCAACTCGTCCTGGATAGATTTTTTCAGAACAACACCCTCAAGGCAACTCCAGCCACGCGACCCAAATCCGTGGCCAAAAGTATCCGTTTTGGTCTGTTTGGGTCGCAACACGGACAGATCTGGACCTGTTGTCCGGCTCTGGTTCGTTTGGGTCTGCGAGTTCTCCCAACGCGACCACCCATTTGGTATTTTTATTGGTCATAGACATGCGAGTCAGGAGTACAAAGGAGCAAAAGGAGAACAAACACAATGCAAAGATAATTTCCGTCCAGACTCAAACCATGACCAAATTTAGATCGAAAATGGATCGCGGCGGTGGGCCCGAAATTGGTCTCGTGGCTGGAGTAGCCCTCAGGCCTCAGAGCAAGAGCAATGTGAGGAGAGGTTAAATAAAAAGCTAGCACCGGATCTAGGAAATCAAATTGTGGTGGAGTGTATAGGATTCCTTAGACTCAACTTTTGGACCCACTTGTGGTATCTTTTCAGCGTGCTCCTCTATACAGAGAGGAAGGGAGGGGAGAGGAATGAGGTGTTCAGCATTGGACTTACAAAGTCGAATTATTGCTAGCACCGGTTCTTGAACTTGAGTCGAGTCTAACAACTTTTTCTTAGCTCTGCATGCTGCAATGGCAAGACCCGGGCCTAACTTTTCTTAGACCCTTCTTAGATATGGGTTTTGACCAACATTGTGCTTGCTCTCAGCCTGCATTTAGCGCTGTCCCCTCCCCTCTGGCCCGGGATGTTGATGGCCTGTTTCCAGTCGAGCAGTCGAGTGATTATGGGCCTTTTCCGCAACAACGACGGCCTGTTTCCAGTCGAGCAGTCGAGTGGTTATGGGCCTTTTCGGCAACACCGACAGGCCCAGGCCGTGAAATCGGATATCAGGCTTGATTGGAGTCCACAATCCAACCACAGAGAACGAGAAAGCAGTGAATACGATGAGCTGGAGCCAAGACAGGGCGACGCCTTCCCAGTAGTGCCCACTCGCTCGCACCTGTCACTCCTCCGGCGACTCCGCCGGGTCTTCCTGAATCCTGATTGctgaccaccgccgccgctttctCCTCTACCGGCAGCCGCGATGTCGGACAGGGGAGGGAAAGGTTACTACACCGCCCCCAGGGGGAAGGCCCTCGCCTCCAAGACAGGTGCTCTCCCCGTTCCTTCCCCTCTCCTTACCCTTTTTCACTTCCCCGTAATATTTCGGTCGCCGTGAACCAACGCGACCCCCACCGAACAATCCGGTGGTGTTGGACTCCCCCGTGGTAGTCGCGCACGATCCGATGTGAATGGCGGGGGATTAGGGTTTATAGAACGCGGAGGGTTTTGTTGTCGCGGTGCCTTGGCGAGTGGatatccttctttttttttggagaaggTTTGAATCCAGTGTGGTCATGTGATTTGGTTGTTTATTTGGCTTTTGATGGGGGGGTTTTAGTGTGCCATATCAATCGAAATATTTTTGCTGTTCTTAGGCGATTGGATTATCTGTTTGGTACTCCGTACCAAATTATTTTTGACAACTTTGCTATTGGCCGTATGACTCTCATGTAAGGCTGCGACATGAGTTTCTTTCGTGTCTCAAGGACAACTGAAAAAGTAGATTGATTGTTATGGCAAGGCAATGCATTAAGTTGCTTAGAATTGTGGATAACTAGATGTCTAGATGTTATGGAAGCAGCTCGTTAGATTTTGGGACTGCTTACCTTTAAATAAGTTAATGTACAGATCATTGTGTTTTTGTTCAAGTGCATTTGCATGGCTCAATTTGGTTGCTAAAGAATGGTCTTTTCTGTGAACGAGAAGGAATATTTGTGGATATCTTCCTGTGTGCATTGTTTGAAAGATCCTTTCTTTTTGTAGATTTTGGTGCAGTTCAGCACTTAAGCCTGGCCTACTTGGTCTACATTTCATGCTTGAGCTTCTTTGTGGCTATCCTTTTTTTATGGTTGAATCTACTCTTCAGAGGAAGATCATTGAAGTGGACTTGCCTGTTAGTGTAGGAAATCCAAACCTCACTATTTGGGTAAAGGAAGATCCTTGGATCCAATGTGTGAAGTAAAAATAGGAAGTGAAGTCTATACCTGTTGTGAAATATCAGATACCTGATATGCTCATGTTGATTAAAGGAAGGTACTTATGTCTGCTGGGAAGTTTTTTTTGCATCTAAGGCTCCTACGGTACAATTTTTGTCATTTAACTGTGTGATCCTGCTATGTGATCATTGATGACTGTGTGGCTTCATCCAAACGAATGGCATAGGCTTTGAGAAGTTGAACTTTTACAGTTATGTATAGAGTTTGACTGATTTCTTAATTACTTTATACAGGAACACCGAACGGAAGGCAGAACATTTCTGCAAATGCCCCAATTGTTCTTTCTGATTCAGATTCTGATTCCGAAGGTAACAATGTTGCCCAATTTCATGATCAAACATTTTCTAGGAAACAGTTTAGTCATTGCATTAAATGTAACTAGCTAAATGCTTGTGTGTTGCTGCAgaagttattttttttctgtagtGTGTGAATTGCTTGAACGCTTGTGTCGTCATATTCCACAACTTtgagcaaaataaaaaatatttcaaaatataaatcGATGGAATCAGCATGCCGAAAGATTGCGAAACATATGTCTACAGCATAGAAATGATAATGATTGTGGTAATTTCCTACCAAGTTAACAGGTAATCTTGGGTGAGCGTGAAAAGACCGCCACCAACTCAcatctttataagagtaaagaaaTAAAGACTTCAATTATCTTGTGCACATGTTTTATGACTGGAGGACATTTGGCTGGGCATGCCAAGTCAGATGTGTTCCTGCTGTTCTGTTCGGAGCCATTTTAGTACGCCGAAAACGTACAACCTTCAGTATTTGCTTTTGTTATAAAAATATCAGTTCTATCCGCTATCACATAATGAGCCACATTCCTTGTGTTTCTTTGTTTCCATTAAGTACATGTCATTTCTACCCTAGGACATATTAGTAGGAGAGAGAAAACCTTATAGTTGGAATGGCAGTTTGTGTTTCGATAGAATCATTTGACTAGAAGAGTCACATAGGGTCACTGCCTACTTCTCTCGGCAACCTTCATAGGATTGATCAATTAATATAGAAATAATATTGTCGGATAATTATATAGCATGTCTGCAGTCCCActttggttttatttgcattacAATGAATGTGGACAGAACTTCATTTCCTTTGTAGTTGAAGTATACTGCAAGTCACTCTTGTATCACAAATTCATGGGTGTGTAACAGATGTAATTATCGAGCCGCCTATATCATGATCATTCTGCAGTATTATTAGGGAAAATATGGGATCACAGTACAAACACGCATAAGTTCTCAAAATTGCTGGATAATTAAATAAAACTCAATGAGTGAATAACTGAATATGAATAATATGATGCCAACCTACACGAACCTCACATATCACCGCCTCTTCTTAGGTTTTCGCGAAGAACCGACTCCCACACATTCCAAGTCAAATGGGAAGGCTTCATCTGATAGCCTAAAAACTGGTGGGAAGGCTTCATCTGATAGCCTAAAAACTGGTGGAAAGGCCTCATCTTTTTCTAATGGTATGGATACACAGTTTTTGCCCTTCTGCTGCACATTTTTCCATTCAAGAGTTGCCGAAATATTGAAATTTGTAATTACACAATAAGTTGCCTTTCTATGGTATTATATTTCTTGCATTCGTGTATTATGTTTTCATAGGAGAAGCTGGCAAAGGAGGGAAGACATTTAGTGCCGGTAAAGGTGGGAAGGGCTCTGCATCCACTGCAATGCCTGCAAAGTCTGATGCAGAACTAAAGCTTGAGCTTGGTCAGTTTCCGTCAGTGAAATATCCTCTGTTTTTCTGGCAGCTTATTTTTATCCTAGTAAAACTTAGTAGTCAAAGTTTTGTTTAGTAGGCTCTTTGTTCGAGAAATTCTGTAGAATGAAATCTTATGTTTTACATCATTTTTAATGGCGCACATCCAACTTTCTGATGACCCTTCTGTCTAAACAAAAATGTGCAGGCTAAACCTGCAACCTTCTCTATCTATTAATTAAAGGTGTCCTGATGATATTTTCTTTATTATAATTGGTTGCAGATATGCCTTCAAATTCTAGAATATTAATGAATTGTGAAGCAACTGAACTATTGCAACAAATTCACGAACATATGGCAATCTTATCAGAGGATCCGAAGATAAAAATTCCTGAGTAAgatcatttgttgttttaagTTTGGTCTGTCCCGCCAATCACTGTTATGTGGTGTTCCGGTTTGTTGGCTGAGTAGACTATTCGTTTACTCTGTCTTGTTGTATCTGCAGGTCATTCGACAGGACTTTCCAATTTGCAAAAGAAGGAAATCATTTCACCAGTGCAAAGTCTGTGAAAGAAGTGCTGGAGTATCCTTAGTTTTGATTAATAACTATTAGAACTTGCAAGTTATTATACAGTTAAAAAATTTCGTCAAGCAATCGCTCAGCAGTTTTCTTCCTTGACTAGTAGCTGCAGTCCTCTTAAAAAAAGTGGTGTTACTGATGGCGAGGTTTGTAACTTCTTTTCCTCTCACGTCCTTGTGTCTCACTTCCCTCGTCTCAACATGCAGTGGTTTGTTGTACTTGTAACAGATATGCATGATAGCGAACATTGGACCTGAGACCATCGAAGAGGTTTATGCTCTAGTACCATCCCTCAAGGTCACTGTCTTCTGTTGGCATGTCAAATACAGTACTGTTATTTCTAAGTTGACCTATTTGCACATAATTTCTGAAACTACAGATACCCTTTGGATCCTTGACTAGAAATAAGTTTTTCTCaatcgacttagaaataggcACTCCCTTCCAAATATATGGGATTTTTTAAATGACCAGGAGCTAAGTCATGCAAATCCAAATTTATTTACACAGGCGACTAGGTCGCTCAATGAAGACCTGATTACGGAGGCTCTTACTGCCCTCGCTAACATAAAAGCCCCCAAGTGAACAGGTAAGCCCTTGGTATATTTCTGAATCACACATCAATCTTGATTGCCCACCTTTTTTATTGATCTAAAATGACAAATCTCAAACATATATGCAGCTGATCAAGCGACATGGAATCCTCGACGCAGTCTCTATGGTGTTTGGGTGTTCATCAAAATCAGATCATGTGTATGTGGAAACCGTGCTGTGGCCATGTGCACGCTCTTGGTCTGACTGGTAGAACTTTGATTTTTGAAAGCTAGCTTATCTAACTGCAGATTTAGCTAGAATGGTTGGAATG includes:
- the LOC104583855 gene encoding DNA-directed RNA polymerases IV and V subunit 4, whose amino-acid sequence is MSDRGGKGYYTAPRGKALASKTGTPNGRQNISANAPIVLSDSDSDSEGFREEPTPTHSKSNGKASSDSLKTGGKASSDSLKTGGKASSFSNGEAGKGGKTFSAGKGGKGSASTAMPAKSDAELKLELDMPSNSRILMNCEATELLQQIHEHMAILSEDPKIKIPESFDRTFQFAKEGNHFTSAKSVKEVLDPLKKSGVTDGEICMIANIGPETIEEVYALVPSLKATRSLNEDLITEALTALANIKAPK